Proteins encoded in a region of the Vicia villosa cultivar HV-30 ecotype Madison, WI linkage group LG5, Vvil1.0, whole genome shotgun sequence genome:
- the LOC131603487 gene encoding calmodulin-binding transcription activator 4-like, whose translation MASGYEYDINDLYQEAQRRWLKPAEVMYILQNNEKYQFTQEPPQQPTSGSLFLFNRRVLRFFRKDGHAWRKKRDGRAVGEAHERLKVGNVEAINCYYAHGEQNPNFQRRSYWMLDPEFDYIVLVHYRDTGEGRLSSGPGTQLSPGSSSAFSQSPRSFNTQNRGSTFVDDSYGPNQSFSSPGSAEVTSDIFILNNGMGHSEGTEAESGTSTELKVTQALRRLEEQLSLNDESFEEIVPFYNENEATHDSKPQNHQGVIYKQEESASLSGPNSQGLLYDGYNGRQGDSGESYCELLDRNFADGNEKALSWKNVYLPAENQESSQSSIREPVTNQENCWRTNFNTDNAGNSVFSLPQGVGGGTLPYSSMVETQDTRSGYYAPLFDQSQIGASHDACSSLTVSQKQKFTIKAISPEWGYASETTKVFIIGSFLCRPSDSAWACMLGDVEVPVEIIQDGVMCCEVPSHIPGNVTLCITSGNRESCSEVREFEYRDNTKSCTKCSPLQIEGTRTPDELLLLARFGQVLLSASPISDDNNESGIFIKQKADDDSWSHIIDSLLFGGGTSSSTSNWLLEELLKDKLQQWLTCRSRRVDEETGCSLTKKEQGIIHMVAGLGFEWALNPILSCGVNINFRDISGWTALHWAARFGREKMVASLLASGASAGAVTDPNKQDPIGKTAASIAASSGHKGLAGYLSEVAITSHLSSLTLEESELSKSSAELQADLTVSNASKENIAFSEDRASLKDSLAAVRNTTQAAARIQAAFRSHSFRKRRVKEAVGVMSGHNIDANSIEDMPELYALSKLAFRNSREHNSAALSIQKKYRGWKDRRDFLSLRQKVVKIQAHVRGYQVRKHYRVLWAVGILDKVVLRWRRKGVGLRGFKPETEINENEDEDILKVFRKQKVDVEIKEAVSRVLSMVKSPDARDQYHRMLEKYRQAKAELASTSEEKLITTSIEDYLNMEDDSYQYP comes from the exons ATGGCATCTG GTTACGAATATGATATCAATGATCTGTATCAAGAAGCTCAAAGGAGATGGTTGAAGCCGGCAGAAGTGATGTACATTTTGCAGAATAATGAAAAGTACCAGTTCACTCAAGAGCCACCGCAACAGCCAACAA GTGGTTCCCTATTTCTGTTTAACAGAAGAGTACTGCGTTTCTTCCGTAAAGATGGTCATGCTTGGCGGAAGAAAAGAGATGGAAGAGCTGTAGGAGAAGCCCACGAACGGCTGAAG GTTGGAAATGTTGAAGCCATAAACTGTTACTATGCACATGGAGAGCAGAACCCTAATTTCCAGAGACGGAGCTATTGGATGTTGGACCC GGAATTTGACTATATTGTTCTCGTTCATTACAGAGACACGGGCGAG GGAAGGCTCAGTTCTGGACCTGGCACACAATTGTCACCGGGTTCCTCTTCTGCGTTCAGTCAGAGTCCTAGGTCGTTTAATACTCAGAATCGAGGTTCAACGTTTGTTGATGATTCCTATGGACCTAATCAGAGTTTCTCCAGTCCTGGATCTGCAGAAGTTACCTCTGATATATTCATTTTGAACAATGGAATGGGTCACTCTGAAGGAACGGAAGCAGAATCAGGAACCTCAACTGAACTTAAGGTTACTCAAGCTTTACGCCGATTGGAGGAGCAGTTAAGTTTGAATgatgaaagctttgaagaaattGTTCCCTTCTACAATGAGAATGAAGCTACCCATGATTCAAAACCACAGAATCATCAAGGGGTGATCTACAAGCAAGAGGAATCTGCTTCTCTCTCTGGACCAAATAGTCAGGGGCTGCTATATGACGGATATAATGGGAGGCAAG GTGATAGTGGTGAAAGTTATTGTGAATTACTAGACCGTAATTTCGCTGATGGAAATGAAAAGGCTTTATCTTGGAAAAATGTATACTTGCCTGCTGAAAAT CAAGAGAGCTCACAATCTTCAATAAGGGAACCAGTTACGAACCAGGAAAACTGTTGGAGGACAAATTTCAACACTGATAATGCTGGAAACT CTGTTTTCTCACTACCTCAAGGTGTTGGTGGAGGCACACTTCCATATTCTTCTATGGTAGAAACACAAGATACTCGTTCTGGCTACTATGCACCATTGTTTGACCAAAGCCAAATTGGAGCATCTCATGATGCATGTTCAAGCTTAACAGTTTCACAAAAACAGAAATTTACTATTAAGGCAATCTCCCCAGAATGGGGTTATGCCTCTGAGACTACAAAG GTTTTCATTATTGGATCTTTTCTTTGTCGTCCCTCTGATTCTGCCTGGGCCTGTATGCTTGGTGACGTTGAAGTTCCCGTTGAGATAATTCAGGATGGTGTAATGTGTTGTGAAGTTCCATCTCACATTCCTGGAAATGTTACTTTGTGTATTACTTCTGGAAACCGAGAGTCATGCAGTGAAGTAAGAGAGTTTGAGTATCGTGATAACACCAAGAGTTGCACCAAATGTAGTCCATTGCAAATAGAAGGCACTAGAACTCCAGACGAGCTGTTATTACTTGCTAGATTTGGGCAGGTGCTCCTTTCCGCGTCACCTATAAGTGATGATAACAATGAATCGGGAATTTTCATAAAACAGAAAGCTGATGATGATTCATGGAGCCATATTATAGATTCTCTTCTATTTGGCGGTGGAACTTCTTCTAGTACTTCCAATTGGCTTCTTGAAGAGCTTCTAAAGGATAAGCTACAGCAGTGGCTTACTTGCAGATCCAGGAGAGTAGATGAAGAAACAGGCTGTTCGTTGACCAAGAAAGAACAAGGGATTATTCACATGGTTGCTGGGTTGGGTTTTGAGTGGGCCTTGAACCCTATTCTCAGCTGTGGTGTGAATATAAATTTCCGCGACATCAGCGGGTGGACTGCCCTTCATTGGGCTGCACGTTTTGGGAG GGAAAAAATGGTTGCGTCGCTTTTAGCATCTGGTGCATCTGCTGGAGCAGTGACAGATCCTAATAAACAAGATCCAATTGGTAAAACTGCAGCATCAATTGCAGCCAGCAGCGGACATAAAGGACTGGCAGGGTATCTTTCAGAGGTAGCTATAACAAGCCACCTGTCATCTCTTACACTTGAAGAGAGTGAGCTATCTAAAAGTTCTGCGGAGCTTCAAGCTGATTTAACTGTTAGTAATGCCTCCAAGGAAAATATTGCTTTCAGTGAGGACCGGGCCTCGCTCAAAGATTCGTTAGCTGCTGTAAGAAATACAACTCAGGCAGCTGCTCGAATACAAGCTGCTTTTCGTTCACATTCATTTAGAAAACGGAGAGTAAAAGAAGCAGTTGGTGTTATGAGTGGACATAATATCGATGCAAATAGCATTGAAGACATGCCAGAGCTTTATGCTTTATCAAAACTGGCCTTTCGGAACTCACGAGAACATAACTCAGCTGCATTATCAATTCAGAAAAAATATCGAGGTTGGAAAGATCGAAGGGATTTCTTATCATTGCGCCAAAAAGTTGTGAAGATACAG GCTCATGTGAGGGGTTACCAAGTTAGGAAGCATTACCGAGTATTATGGGCGGTTGGAATCTTGGACAAAGTTGTGCTAAGATGGCGTAGAAAAGGAGTTGGTTTGCGAGGTTTCAAACCAGAGACGGAGATTaatgaaaatgaagatgaagatattCTCAAGGTGTTCAGAAAACAGAAAGTAGATGTTGAAATCAAAGAGGCTGTCTCAAGGGTGCTGTCCATGGTCAAATCTCCTGATGCTCGGGATCAATATCATCGCATGCTTGAGAAGTACCGTCAAGCCAAG GCTGAACTTGCGAGTACGAGTGAAGAAAAATTGATAACAACTTCTATAGAAGATTATTTAAACATGGAGGATGATTCTTATCAATATCCCTAG